gaaactaactgtgtagaccaggctggcttcaaacttgtggcaattctTCTACCTCGACTACCTGAGAGccgagattacaagtgtgtgccactactggccaaaagcctctttaaaaaaacaaaacaaacaaacaaaaaaccagatttattttatgtatatgagtgttctacctgcatgtacacctttatgccaaaagagggcatcatatcccatgatagatggttgtgagccaccatctagttgctgggaattgaactcaggacctctggaagagcagccagtgctcttaacctctgagccctctctccagcccccaaaagcCTCTTTGGAGTCACCCAGAGCCCTCCTGGACGACTCCACAGCTCTTATCCAATCCTGATACCATTCTAGTCCATGAAAATTAGAGGGGTCAATGTACCCATTCTGATAATGTCTGCCTTTGGCCACGGCCTCAGCTGACATTGCACTGAATTCTTTACAATACCCACAGAAGACTTGGTGACTCCCAGACCTCTCCTTTGACCCCTCACCTTGATTCCTGGGAGTCACTAAGAAGGTTCTGAAGTCCAAGCAGGAGGCCAGAGACTGGAATTCCTCTACACATTTCTCTGGAGGGTGTGGTGATCGATCTGGAAGGACAGAGAGCAGCCGGGCTGGTCAACATTCCTGTTTCTCAGCCCTGCCCCACAATTCCCAAAGGACCTGGTGAAGATGCCCATCCTGCTGTGAAAGGGAGGTCCTTTAGCCTTCCAGCTTCCCTAGAGCACTTCCTGCTTTGTATCACCACTCACTGTAGAGGAGAAAGCGCTGGTAACCCTGGCCCATCTCTTTCAGCATGATCCCCCCTGGGCATGAGCTGGAGAAGAGGTCTGTCCTCATGTCAGGCCGGCCTGTCAGGAACATGAGAGGATCATGAGTGGACAGACACAAAACCAAGCTGAGTCGGGCCTAGTAGTGCAGGGCCGCCCATGATCCCagctgctcaggaagctgaggcaggaggattttacattcaaggcctgcctgggctataggGTAAGTTCAACAACCATCAGGGCAAAGAAAGGCTGGAAAAGGgtctggggatatagttcagtgatgGCCTGCTTCCCTAGCATGccagagggcctaggttcagCCCTCACTTCTGAGGGGAAGCAGCATGGGAGAGTAGAGAAGGACAGGGCTGGTGGGAACCCACCTTCAGTTCTGAGGTCTGTGTTTCCTTTCCCCTCAGTCAAGTGGTATATCCATTTCCGGGGCACACAGATCCCATTTTTCCTGCAGAGTTGGTGGTAGCAAGGTAGAAAGATGGAGTGTCATTCCAAGCACACACTACCAacctttacttatttttctatctTACCCTTTCCCACACCCCAGCTCTTTGGGGTAGCTAGGCCCATCCTATCAGCAGAAAGTGACTTGTAAGCTGTTGAGTTCAATGGGCAAGGAGTGATGGAGCTCCAGTCTTGGTGGGGTGATTGCTTACAGTTCGGGCAGAGAACACACCCAgtggtgcctctgcctcctcaccaCTCACGTGCGGATGGCGGCGCGAAGCTGGAGCTGCCTTGGGGCAGAGCCGGTCGCCATGTTGAAGACAATGTTGTCCACCAAGTCAAAAGTAGCCAACTCTTCCTTGGTGGGGGCTGCTCCTGCGATGAAGTACCACAGACCTAGGTGGGGCTCTGGGGACTGGACAAGCGAGCAAAAGAATGAGTTAGTAGGCCATCGCAAAACCCAGGCAGCCTCTCCATCAGTCAGTGGACCAAGATTCAGGCCAAGAGGCGCTGGTGGTTGATCCTGTCTCCACacatccccttcctcccctcctttcccgaCACGCTTGCTGGTCATCTTGAGCTGCCCACCCACGACTTTCAGCTTCCACTGCTGGCTTTCCCTTTCCCCAGTCCATACCTCTTTCTCGCCCACTTCCAGCGCTGTTAGCTGACTGTGCTCAGGGCACTGGTTCATGGGGTTAAAGAGAAGGCCATAGAGGTAGAGCACAGCCGCCCAAACTTGGTGGAACATCTCGGGCAGGAGAGAGCTGGTGCTTGCAGGTGAGGGGACTTCTGCATTAACTGTTCTCTGCTGGCCTGGCCGCTCAGTCTACTCTGCTTTCAGCCCCCTTGCGTCGACCCTTGACCCTTTTACCTGCTAATAAGTAACTTCAACCTTGTTTTCCAACCCAAGCATGGATTAGCTGCAACACTGGggccttcctccccctcttccggATGCAACCACTCTACAGTATACCCTGGCATGTCCAGCGACTCTGAGGCGTTAGGAGGAGGGCTGAGCCCTACAGTAGAAACCTGTATCTGTATCCGAATTGGAGCTCTGTTGTGTTGTGAAGCACTGAGGAAAAGTGACTTCATTATTAGGTCTTTCGTTCATTCACTTGGCAAATTTGGGGATTTCAGTTGTTTGCCAGGAACTGGCTAATCCTGGggggacattaaaaaaaaaaacaacaacggAAAAACAGCTTTACAAACAAGCCAATGCAATACAAGTTGATAAGTGTTAGAACAGGCACCAGCCAGTCGCTGGGGCATGGtggatttctctttccttttttttcttttcgtttttttcaagacagagtctcactatgtagctctgcctatcctggaattcactctgtagaccaggctggcctcacagagctctgtctgcctttgc
The sequence above is drawn from the Onychomys torridus chromosome 18, mOncTor1.1, whole genome shotgun sequence genome and encodes:
- the Apom gene encoding apolipoprotein M isoform X2 — translated: MFHQVWAAVLYLYGLLFNPMNQCPEHSQLTALEVGEKESPEPHLGLWYFIAGAAPTKEELATFDLVDNIVFNMATGSAPRQLQLRAAIRTKNGICVPRKWIYHLTEGKGNTDLRTEGRPDMRTDLFSSSCPGGIMLKEMGQGYQRFLLYNRSPHPPEKCVEEFQSLASCLDFRTFLVTPRNQEACQLSASDP
- the Apom gene encoding apolipoprotein M isoform X1; amino-acid sequence: MFHQVWAAVLYLYGLLFNPMNQCPEHSQLTALEVGEKEVWTGERESQQWKLKVVGGQLKMTSKRVGKGGEEGDVWRQDQPPAPLGLNLGPLTDGEAAWVLRWPTNSFFCSLVQSPEPHLGLWYFIAGAAPTKEELATFDLVDNIVFNMATGSAPRQLQLRAAIRTKNGICVPRKWIYHLTEGKGNTDLRTEGRPDMRTDLFSSSCPGGIMLKEMGQGYQRFLLYNRSPHPPEKCVEEFQSLASCLDFRTFLVTPRNQEACQLSASDP
- the Apom gene encoding apolipoprotein M isoform X4; amino-acid sequence: MATGSAPRQLQLRAAIRTKNGICVPRKWIYHLTEGKGNTDLRTEGRPDMRTDLFSSSCPGGIMLKEMGQGYQRFLLYNRSPHPPEKCVEEFQSLASCLDFRTFLVTPRNQEACQLSASDP
- the Apom gene encoding apolipoprotein M isoform X3, producing MKSLFLSASQHNRAPIRIQIQSPEPHLGLWYFIAGAAPTKEELATFDLVDNIVFNMATGSAPRQLQLRAAIRTKNGICVPRKWIYHLTEGKGNTDLRTEGRPDMRTDLFSSSCPGGIMLKEMGQGYQRFLLYNRSPHPPEKCVEEFQSLASCLDFRTFLVTPRNQEACQLSASDP